The region TAAGCTGAACCGGCAATACGCGCTGGAACTGCTGCCGACCGTGTTTTTCGAGTACCCGACCGTTGCGGGATTGACGCATTATCTGGCCGAACGCTATCGGGAAGGCTTTAGCCGGCTGTTTGCCGCGCAAGTGATGGCGCAAGCACCGCAAAGCGATGAGGCGCCGGCGCAAGATGTCTCAGCCGAACGCGCGCCCCAGCCGAAACCGTCCGCTTCGCCCGCCGTTCACCACCGGAACGACGCGCAGGAAGCGATCGCCATTGTGGGGATGAGCGGCAGTTTCCCCATGGCGCCGGATCTGGACGCCTACTGGGAAAATCTATTGCAGGGGAAAGATTGCATCAGCGAGGTGCCGCCAGAGCGTTGGAATTGGCGGGACTCCCTGCAGGCGGTACACAGTGCTGAAAACCGCGACAGTATTCGCTGGGGAGGATTCATTCAGGATATGGCGGAATTCGATCCGCTCTTTTTCGGTATCTCCCCCCGAGAGGCCGAACTGATGGATCCGCAACAGCGGCTGTTGATGACCCATGCCTGGAAAGTGATTGAAGAGGCAGGTTACTCGGCCGCTTCTTTGGCCGGCAGTACGCTGGGCATTTATGTCGGTACGGGAAACACCGGTTATGCGGGGCTGATCGTCGATGCGAAACTTCCGGCGGAAGGTTTCACCGCAACGGGGATTGTGCCTTCGGTCGGCCCGAATCGTATGAGCTACTTCCTCAATGTGCATGGGCCGAGCGAGCCGATTGAAACGGCGTGTTCCTCTTCGCTCATCGCCATTCATCGCGGTGTTTCAGCCTTGCGCCATGAAGGCTGCGATATGGTCATCGTAGGCGGCATCAATACATTGGTCACGCCGGATACGTTCGTCAGCTTTTGCAAAGCGGGCATGCTCGCCGCCGACGGCCGTTGTAAAACATTCTCCAGCCAGGCTGACGGCTATGTGCGCGGCGAGGGCGCGGGCATGCTGTTGCTGAAGCGTTTATCGGCGGCCGAAGCGGACGGCGATCATATCTATGGCGTTATCCGTGGCAGCGCGCAAAATCACGGCGGGCGCGCCAGTTCCCTGACCGCGCCGAATCCAAAAGCGCAGGCGGCCCTGTTGGCCAGCGCCTACCGCGATGCCGGCATCGACCCCAGGACGGTCGGCTACATTGAGGCGCACGGGACGGGCACCAAACTCGGCGATCCGATTGAGATCAATAGCCTGAAAGCCGCGTTTCACGATCTGCAGGCACGCTATCCGGGCGAGGAATACCCTGAGGCGGAGTGCGGCGTCGGGTCGGTGAAAACCAACATCGGGCATTTGGAGATGGCGGCAGGCATTGCCGGCGTCATCAAAGTGTTGTTGCAGCTGAAACACCAGACGTTGGTGAAGAGCCTGCACTGTGAAGAACTGAATCCCTATATCGATTTCACGAACACGCCATTCTATGTGGTGCGGGAGAATCGCCCCTGGCGCGCATTGCGAAACGCGCAGGGTGACGCGTTGCCGCGCCGGGCCGGCGTCAGTTCTTTTGGTTTCGGCGGCGCCAACGCGCATATCGTGATCGAGGAATATCGCGACAATAGGTCGGTGCTGCCGGCGCCGCAATCGCGCTATGTGATCCCGTTGTCAGCCAGGGATGATGTTCGCTTGCGTGACGTAGCCCTGAACCTCAGGCGATATCTGGATCAGCAACGGGAAAACCCTGAGCTGACGCTAATGAATCTGGCCTATACGCTGCAAGTCGGGCGGGACGCCATGACGGCGCGACTGGGCTGGATCGTGCAGTCCCTCGACGAGCTGAGGGTAAAGCTGGACGACTTTTTACAGGGTAACGAAGAACCCGGCGAGGTCTACCGTGGCCGGCGCAGCAGCCACAATGCTCTGGTGGCGCAATTCTCGGCCGATGAAGAACTGCGCGAAGCCATCGCGAAATGGGCGGCGCGCGGTAAATACGCCAGGCTGCTGAGCCTTTGGTGCCAGGGGCTGGAGTTTGATTGGTCGGGCTTATATCAAGGGCAGCAGCCGCTTCGCCTGAGCCTGCCGACCTATCCCTTTGAGCGCCAGGCGTTCTGGCTTCCCGCCGCTCAGGGGCAGGAACACGCCGCCCCCCGCGTCTTGGCGCATGACGTTCACCGCCAGCCGGAGAAAACAGACGGCATACCCGCGCCATCATCCCTGGCGGACGGCACGCCGCAGAAGGCCGAGGCGCGCTTTGATCTTGAGGCTTACCTGACCGCGCTGATCGGCCGGCAGCTCAAAGTGGCCGAAGCGGCGATTGGCCCGGATACCGCTCTGGAGGAGTTGGGCATGGATTCGGTCGTGTCCATCGCGCTGTTAAATGACATCCGCGAAACCTTCCCGCACGTCTCCCGCTCGCTGTTTATGGAATACCACACCGTCGGTGAAATTCAGCTGTATCTGCGCAGCCATTTCAGCGAACGGCTGGCCATGCTGGGCAACCCAGGGCCGTTGGCAGAAGCGGAGCCGGAGCGGCAGGCGGAGGCAAGCAAAATGCGCGCGGAGGAGGCGCAGGGGCAAAATATCAGCATCATCGGCATGGCGGGGATCTTCCCGCAGGCAGAGGATATCGCTGCATTTTGGGATAATCTGCGCGCTGGCCGAGCGGCGCATTCCACGCTGAGTGACAAGCGCAGACGCCTGATGGCCCTGGATGAAGAAGAGGTCGGCAGCAGCAGAATCGGCGCCTATCTGGAGGGGGTCGAGTATTTCGATCGCAAACTGTTCAAGGTCTCTCACAAGGACGCGCAAAAACTGGATCCCCAGATCCGAAAATTGCTTGAAGTCATTTGGCAATCCATCACGGACGCCGGTTATACCCTGAGCCAGTTCCGTGAGAAACGGACCGGGCTTTTTGTCGCCACCCGCGGGCATTCAGGCTATCAGGATATTCAGGCCAAAGTGGATCCGCAGCAGGCGGCTCAGTGGCGTTTCCAGGCGGAGCAGATCTCCGCTTACGCCAACCGCATTTCAAACATTCTGAACCTGTCGGGGCTCAGCGAGATCGTGGAAACCGGATGCGCCAGCTTTTTGGTTGCGATCAGGCACGCCATGAGCGCCATCAGAGAGGGGCGTTGCCAGCAGGCGATTGTCGCCACCGCGGAACTGGGGCTTTCGCCCTTCGTGCAGAACCGCACCGACGATCAAGCGCTGTACAGCTCTCATCCGGTCACCAAAAGCTTTGCCAGTGATTCCGACGGTTATGTGAAAAGCGAAGTGGTCGGCGCCATTATCCTGAAAGCGGAGGAGGATGCCTTGGCGCAGGGCGATGCCATTTACGTCAATGTCAAAGGCGTCGGCGTCAGCCACGGCGGCAAAGCCCCGTTGAAATGGTACAGCCCCAATATTGAGGGGCAAAAAGCGGCCATCGCCGCCGCCTTCGCGGAAACCGGGCTCGATCCGGCGACCATCTCCTATATCGAACCCGAGGCCAACGGTTCCCAGTTGGGCGACGCGGCGGAGCTGGTCGCCATTCAGGCGGCCTATGGCCCCCACCTGCAGGGCACCCAGTCGGCGCCTATCGCCATTGGTTCACTCAAACCCTTGACCGGGCACGCCGAAACGGCATCGACGTTCCCTGTCCTGGTGAAAATGGTGCTGTCCATGCAGCACCGCCAACTGGCGAAAATTGCGGGGCTCGGCCCGTTGAACGAAGGGATCGCTCTGACCGACGGTTTTGAACTGCTCGATGAAGATCGCCCCTGGCAGAAGCGGGGGCCTCACCCACGGCGCGGCGCCATCCATTCCATGAGCATTGGCGGCGTGAACGCCCATTTGCTGCTTGAAGACTATGAAACGGAACACCACGCCGAGTGGTCCCCGGCCGAGCGGCCATTCATTTTCCTGTTTTCTGAGGCGGATGAGGCGGGATTGGATCTGCTGGTGAGCGATTACCTGGACTTTCTGCCGCGTGCGTCGGCAAACCTCTCTGCACACGACGCGGCACAGGAGCCCACGCCAGAGGAGCTGCGGGCGCGCGAGTCGCTCTATTTGGAACGGCTCGAATATACCCTGCAACAGGGCAGAGAGCATCGAGACGTGAGACTGGCGGTCAGCGCCGCCAGCATTGCGCAACTGCAAGAGAAGTTGCAGCGCCGGCTGTCGCATACCGGCCATCAGGATGGCATTTACGACAGCCGCGCGACGTCATCCCTAAAAGAGGAGGCGTTGTCTTCCTTGAGCGACGGCGTGCGACAAGCCTTGTTGAAATGGCTGGCGGGGGATGCCGTGGAATGGGCCAAACTGCGGCAGGACGAAGGGTGGCGAGACGGGCTGCGCAAGCTTCATTTGCCCGTCAACCCATTGCGGAAGCTGTTCTGCTGGCATGAGGGGTTCCACGATAGCGACGTCGCCGACGGAGATCATGCAGTGCCGACAAACGCGGAACAGCGTTCTGTCGTGGAGTAAGGGTGCAATTGCACCGTTGTTTTTTTATTCAAATAGGGGTGTGCAATGAATGAATTAGACGAAGCCCTGTCGGGCTACCTTGTTACGCAGGCTGCGAAAGTATTGAAGTGCAGCCCGGACGATATCGAGTGGGAAAGCGATATTGATGAATATGGGTTTGAGTCAATGGAGGTCAACCAATATTGCGTCGATCTGAATAAATTTTTCTCTATCAAATTGACGCCGGTTGTATTCCTGGAAGTCAATTCGTTGCAAGGGCTGAGTGAGTATCTGAAAAAACATCACTTCAATCGTCTTGAAATGACCTTTTTATGAACATGACTCTCAGAGGAAACTTTTATGGAAAAGTATGACATTCAAAGTGAAACGCAACGCAAAGCCTTCGACCTGATGCCACACTTCTTTCTCGATCAGGAGGAGCAGGCGAATTTCCACTTTATGATGCATATGCGGTTGCTGTTGAACGCGCCTGAGTTTATGGCCACCTTCGAACGCGACCTGTTTGAGAAGAAATTGGCCGACCTCCAGGCGAAATGCCCGGATCTGGCCAACATAGATTGCGCCGATACCTTCATAAAAATGAAGTCTTACGATTTCTCAAATATGGATCGGCATACATTCCAGCACATGATCAATGATGCAAGCAATCCGCCGATTATTGCCAAGGGTTTTCTCAACGACACGAAAGCCGTTCAACAATGGACCCATGAATACCTGATTGAGCATTACAAAGACACTGAAATTATCGCGGTGGGTTATGATGAAAAAGAAACCAGCCTGAAAAAACTGAAGCTGGAAAAAATACTGCGCTCTCAATTGGACAAAGATTCAAAGGTCAGCTACTACATCAACAACTCTGCGGAAATATTTAACGACTATCCGGATTTAATTGACGAAGTGGGTGCTGAAAAAATACTTGATCTGTTTTATGGTCATTCGGCGAATAGTTTCAGTCAGTTATTTGTCGGCAATCTTCGCACCTGGGGAACCAACTGGCATCAGGGAAATGATATTTCCTGCGCACTGATGATCAGCGGGGTAAAACGGTGGTATTTCGTCGATCCGCGGCTAGGGTATATCTTGCGTCCCTTCTTTGACGGCGCCAACGGCATGTCAGCCAAGATGGATGCTCGTCTGGATATGAACTTCCATAAAATCCATAGTCCACTTTATGCGTACGCGCCCAAATTCTATGTCGATCTGGAACCCGGCGACGTCATCTTCTTCACGAAATACTGGCCGCATGCGGTTATCAACACCACACCGCTGCAGATCATGGCCAATATGCGAATGACGGAAGTGAATCTGGATACCATGACCAAGGGCAAAGATGTCCCGACGCTGATGCCGGTGTACGACAACATTCTGAACTCAGATCCCTCCTTCATCAAATTCAAGTTCGATATCTTTAATAATCTGGGGAAAAAATCCAAAACTATCGGC is a window of Serratia plymuthica DNA encoding:
- a CDS encoding acyl carrier protein, which gives rise to MNELDEALSGYLVTQAAKVLKCSPDDIEWESDIDEYGFESMEVNQYCVDLNKFFSIKLTPVVFLEVNSLQGLSEYLKKHHFNRLEMTFL
- a CDS encoding cupin-like domain-containing protein: MEKYDIQSETQRKAFDLMPHFFLDQEEQANFHFMMHMRLLLNAPEFMATFERDLFEKKLADLQAKCPDLANIDCADTFIKMKSYDFSNMDRHTFQHMINDASNPPIIAKGFLNDTKAVQQWTHEYLIEHYKDTEIIAVGYDEKETSLKKLKLEKILRSQLDKDSKVSYYINNSAEIFNDYPDLIDEVGAEKILDLFYGHSANSFSQLFVGNLRTWGTNWHQGNDISCALMISGVKRWYFVDPRLGYILRPFFDGANGMSAKMDARLDMNFHKIHSPLYAYAPKFYVDLEPGDVIFFTKYWPHAVINTTPLQIMANMRMTEVNLDTMTKGKDVPTLMPVYDNILNSDPSFIKFKFDIFNNLGKKSKTIGDENYFSAYTSTGDVLTNGDKQ